Within Enterobacter sp. RHBSTW-00175, the genomic segment TCTTCAGCAAAATAGCGGGAGTGCGCTTTCTCGCCAGTGACGATAAGCGTCGGGATGGTTATCTCTTTGGCATAACTCAGCAGCGGCATGTTCATAAAAGATAACGGCGTTGTCGCCGTCCATGCGCCGGTTGAGTTGACGGAACGCGCATGGTAGCCACGCGGCATCCGGTAGTAATCAAAGAACTCTTTCAGCACCGGATGCGGGTTTGCAGGTAATGACTCCGGCAGGATACGGTCGGCGACAGTCACCTTACCGCGCTCATCGACATAAATGTCATGGCCCGCATGGGCGAAGGTGCCGCTTTCGGCATCTTTCCAGCGCTGTTCGTTCAGATACTGCAATACGGCATGGCGGTCCGCGGTGGTGTAACGATCTTTCCCGTCGCCCACACCGTGACCCATGGCGCGGCTCATGTCATACATTACGCTGGTGGCGACCGCTTTCACGCGGGTATCCATGGATGCCGCGTTGAGCGCCATGCCGCCCCAGCCGCAGATGCCGAGAATGCCAATACGGTTTCGGTCCACCTCTTTCTGAATACCGAGGAAATCCACCGCCGCGCTAAAGTCTTCGGTGTTGATATCTGGCGAGGCAACGTTGCGCGGCTGACCGCCGCTTTCGCCCGTATAGGACGGGTCGAATGCCAGGGTCACAAATCCGTTTTCAGCCAGAGTCTGTGCGTACAGGCCGCTGGACTGCTCCTTAACCGCGCCAAACGGCCCGCTGACGGCAATCGCCGCCAGTTTGCGGTCGCCACGATCTTTAGGAAGATACAAATCTCCCACCAGGGTTATCCCATAGCGGTTCTGGAATGACACCTTGCGATGATCGACCTTGTCACTTTCGGCGAAGGTTTTGTCCCAGGTGGTCACCATTGAAACGGGGGCGTTTGGGTTGGTAGTTTCTGCATAACTCATTGTCGTGACTCCACTTAATGATGCGCAGAGCAGCATCGCAACTGATAGTTTTTGAGTGAATTTTTTCATAAGAGGTACCGTGCGTTGTTGTGATGCGGCCATTATAGTTAGCAGAAATAGTGCTGATTAGAGGGCTAAAACTGCTAGGATTCATACCATGTTGTTATAAATGTGGGTGTGAGA encodes:
- a CDS encoding alpha/beta hydrolase, whose protein sequence is MKKFTQKLSVAMLLCASLSGVTTMSYAETTNPNAPVSMVTTWDKTFAESDKVDHRKVSFQNRYGITLVGDLYLPKDRGDRKLAAIAVSGPFGAVKEQSSGLYAQTLAENGFVTLAFDPSYTGESGGQPRNVASPDINTEDFSAAVDFLGIQKEVDRNRIGILGICGWGGMALNAASMDTRVKAVATSVMYDMSRAMGHGVGDGKDRYTTADRHAVLQYLNEQRWKDAESGTFAHAGHDIYVDERGKVTVADRILPESLPANPHPVLKEFFDYYRMPRGYHARSVNSTGAWTATTPLSFMNMPLLSYAKEITIPTLIVTGEKAHSRYFAEDAFNAVGSKQKELVIVPGANHVDLYDNVAGKIPFAHFEQFFKTSLK